GAGAACCTGCAGCTCAAGCAGATCGCGATCCTCAAAGACGTGCGCAGCGACTACAGCGTCGGCCTCACCAAATTCTTCTCGGACGCCTTCGTCGCGATCGGCGGCACGATCGTCGAGGAGCAGGCGTACAGCGCGGGCGATCAGGACTTCCGGCCGCAGCTCACCGCGATCAAGGCGAAGAAGCCGCAGGCCATCTTCATTCCCGGCTACTACACCGAGGTCGGGCTGATCGCGCGCCAGGCCAGGGAACTCGGCCTCACGGTGCCGCTGCTCGGCGGCGACGGCTGGGAGAGCGATCAGCTGCTGCAGATCGGCGGCGAGGCGCTGAACGGCGCCGCCTACTCGAATCACTTCGCGGTCGACAATCCGGACCCGCGCCTGCAGAGCTTCCTGCAGAAGTACCGCGCCAAGTTCGGCGGCGATCCCGATGCCATCGCGGGCCTCGCATTCGATGCCGCGAACGTGCTGTTCCAGTCGATGCAGAAGCTCTACGAGCAGGATCCGAAGGCCTTCGCAGGGCTCTCGTCGTCGAAGGCCGGCAGCGACGCGCGCAAGGAAGCGACCCGCAAGCTGCGCGACCTCATCGCGACCACCACGAATTTCCCGGGCGTGACCGGCAACATCACGCTCGATGAGCACCGCAACGCCTCGAAGCCGGCGGTCGTGCTGGCGATCAAG
This sequence is a window from Candidatus Eisenbacteria bacterium. Protein-coding genes within it:
- a CDS encoding ABC transporter substrate-binding protein is translated as MTLRMGSRPWVLTILLGASLVFSGCAGSGKEELVVGEYGSLTGNDPTFGQSTKNGVELALDELMTTSQGKIGGLPVRTIVEDDQGRPEEAATVVQKLVTQDQVIAVIGEVASSRSLAAAPICQEAMVPMISPSSTNPKVTEVGDFIFRMCFIDPFQGTVMAKYAGENLQLKQIAILKDVRSDYSVGLTKFFSDAFVAIGGTIVEEQAYSAGDQDFRPQLTAIKAKKPQAIFIPGYYTEVGLIARQARELGLTVPLLGGDGWESDQLLQIGGEALNGAAYSNHFAVDNPDPRLQSFLQKYRAKFGGDPDAIAGLAFDAANVLFQSMQKLYEQDPKAFAGLSSSKAGSDARKEATRKLRDLIATTTNFPGVTGNITLDEHRNASKPAVVLAIKDGKKVYDTTVAP